A genomic segment from Micropterus dolomieu isolate WLL.071019.BEF.003 ecotype Adirondacks linkage group LG03, ASM2129224v1, whole genome shotgun sequence encodes:
- the LOC123968101 gene encoding chemerin-like receptor 1, which translates to MTEMNATPSYDINATDATGKNVSLYEDDDEYDEHVELRQSLNIMSLIVYCLAFVLGVLGNGVVIWVTGFKMKKTVNTVWFLNLAVADFLFTAFLPLSVTYTALDFHWPFGKFMCKLNSTVSLLNMFASVYILMVISVDRCVSVVWPVWAQNHRSVQKASCMSLGVWVLALILSAPYLIFRDTGPSRNNDDIINCFNNFAFSNDYETPSVNQLRQFRHQAMTITRFLLGFVVPFTVIVSCYAVIIHRLRRNRTLASQSSRPFKIIAAVITTFFLCWAPYHIMALIELVNHMASNASETLNHVTTIGIPIATSLAFLNSCLNPLLYVFMGQDFMDKVRKSILNMLETAFQEVVSRSYTYTNSMVTSQSKEKSVSDAEV; encoded by the coding sequence ATGACGGAGATGAACGCTACCCCTTCCTATGACATCAATGCAACAGATGCCACTGGAAAAAATGTCTCTTTGTATGAAGATGATGACGAGTATGATGAGCATGTTGAGCTGAGACAGTCTCTCAACATCATGTCCTTGATTGTTTACTGCCTGGCCTTTGTTCTCGGTGTGCTCGGGAATGGAGTGGTTATCTGGGTGACCGGGTTCAAGATGAAGAAAACAGTTAACACTGTTTGGTTCCTCAACCTTGCTGTGGCCGACTTCCTTTTCACAGCGTTCCTGCCCCTGAGTGTGACCTACACAGCTCTGGATTTCCACTGGCCTTTCGGCAAGTTCATGTGTAAGCTGAACAGCACTGTAAGCTTACTGAACATGTTTGCCAGTGTCTACATTCTGATGGTGATCAGCGTGGAcagatgtgtgtctgtggtgtggCCCGTCTGGGCCCAGAACCACCGAAGTGTACAGAAGGCGTCTTGCATGAGTCTGGGTGTTTGGGTACTGGCTCTGATTCTTAGCGCTCCATACTTAATCTTCAGGGACACTGGGCCATCACGTAACaatgatgacatcatcaacTGCTTCAACAACTTTGCCTTTTCCAATGATTATGAAACACCGTCTGTGAATCAGCTACGTCAGTTTCGACATCAGGCCATGACCATCACCCGCTTTCTCCTGGGATTTGTTGTCCCCTTCACTGTCATTGTCTCCTGTTATGCTGTAATTATCCATCGTCTCAGAAGAAACCGCACCCTGGCCAGCCAGTCAAGTCGCCCCTTTAAGATCATCGCTGCTGTTATCACCACCTTTTTCCTGTGCTGGGCTCCTTATCACATCATGGCTCTAATTGAGTTGGTAAATCACATGGCTTCTAATGCAAGTGAAACATTAAACCATGTCACCACTATAGGGATCCCTATAGCCACCAGCCTGGCCTTTCTCAACAGTTGCCTGAACCCTCTGCTGTATGTGTTCATGGGCCAAGATTTCATGGATAAAGTCCGCAAATCCATCCTGAATATGTTGGAGACTGCCTTCCAGGAGGTGGTCTCTCGCTCTTATACTTACACAAACTCAATGGTCACAAGTCAGAGCAAAGAAAAATCCGTTTCTGATGCCGAGGTATAA